A genome region from Desulfomonile tiedjei includes the following:
- a CDS encoding iron-containing alcohol dehydrogenase yields MADAISRAKAILREFKGDSYAFGFDVLNQIGPFAAALVAQPAAGKKAMFVGPVQFEWFARYKDLVVSYLTGAGLEVVDIVQGAAPNAPFADVYRIHSHIMHKRPDVLVVMDSGSSIDAVKAAAVIATLGDVTPEIDPYFGVGKVTEACQRTGRKIMPVLAVMTAASSGAHLTKYSNITDPVKGQKKLIVDDAITPPRAVFDYKATLTQPVSLTQDGALDGCAHCLEIYFGSAGDMEPKAREVAEVGIDLLVSGLGELTKDPQSLDARMKLGLGTDLGGYAIMIGGTSGAHLNSFSLVDVLSHGRACALMNPYYAVFFAPAIEEKLRVVGAVYQKHGYIEANLDILKGRDLGVAVAEGMVKLSKAIGFPTKLTDVPGITQAHVTRCLTAAKDPQLEMKLLNMPVPLKASQVDDYMGPILQAAWEGRFELIKNFG; encoded by the coding sequence ATGGCTGACGCTATTTCTCGGGCCAAGGCCATCCTGAGAGAGTTCAAGGGAGACTCTTATGCCTTTGGCTTCGACGTGTTGAATCAGATTGGCCCCTTTGCCGCGGCCCTGGTGGCTCAACCCGCCGCGGGCAAGAAGGCCATGTTCGTGGGACCCGTACAGTTCGAGTGGTTCGCTCGGTACAAAGACCTCGTAGTTAGTTATCTGACCGGTGCGGGCCTGGAGGTAGTGGACATAGTACAAGGCGCCGCGCCGAATGCGCCATTTGCAGACGTGTACCGAATCCACTCCCACATCATGCATAAACGGCCGGATGTGCTGGTTGTGATGGACAGCGGTTCGAGCATCGACGCGGTGAAGGCCGCGGCAGTCATAGCCACCCTCGGTGATGTCACACCGGAAATAGACCCATATTTCGGAGTGGGCAAGGTAACGGAGGCCTGCCAGCGTACCGGGCGCAAGATCATGCCTGTGCTGGCCGTCATGACGGCTGCCAGTTCCGGGGCCCATTTGACCAAGTATTCTAATATAACGGACCCTGTGAAGGGCCAGAAGAAACTCATCGTAGACGACGCGATCACCCCTCCCAGGGCCGTTTTCGATTACAAGGCCACCCTTACTCAGCCCGTTTCGCTTACTCAGGATGGGGCCCTTGACGGATGCGCCCATTGTCTGGAGATTTACTTTGGATCTGCGGGAGACATGGAGCCAAAGGCCCGCGAGGTAGCCGAAGTGGGAATCGATCTTCTGGTATCGGGTCTGGGCGAACTGACGAAGGACCCCCAAAGCCTTGACGCCCGAATGAAGCTCGGTTTGGGCACGGACCTCGGGGGCTACGCCATCATGATTGGAGGAACCAGCGGAGCGCACCTGAATAGCTTTTCGCTGGTAGACGTGCTATCTCACGGCCGAGCGTGTGCGCTGATGAATCCGTACTATGCGGTATTCTTCGCTCCCGCGATTGAAGAAAAGCTCAGGGTTGTAGGGGCCGTCTACCAGAAACACGGTTATATTGAGGCGAATCTGGACATCCTGAAAGGCCGCGACCTGGGAGTGGCCGTAGCAGAGGGTATGGTCAAACTCAGCAAGGCAATCGGGTTCCCCACGAAGTTGACCGACGTGCCGGGGATAACCCAGGCTCACGTGACCCGCTGCCTCACGGCCGCGAAGGACCCCCAATTGGAGATGAAGCTCCTGAACATGCCTGTGCCTTTAAAGGCCAGCCAGGTGGACGATTATATGGGGCCTATTCTCCAGGCCGCGTGGGAAGGACGTTTTGAGCTAATCAAGAACTTTGGTTAG
- a CDS encoding glyoxylate carboligase (catalyzes the formation of 2-hydroxy-3-oxopropanoate (tartronate semialdehyde) from two molecules of glyoxylate), which translates to MPKMTAMDAAVSILYDEGVRHIFGIPGAGILPFYQSLKNHGRIKHMVCRHEEGAIHMADGYARAIGTVGVCAATSGPGASNFITGLYTAQVDSIPLLALTGQNVRAQLGREAFQAVDIAEIAKPVTKKAYCVKEPAMIPWVFREAFKIMREGRPGPVLIDLPLDVQKGEIVYDPEADGPLGVSKLKPNARQVKKAVDMLMAAERPVLLLGGGVIIADACQDFVAVAEYLQIPVVTSYMGKSGIPHCHPLMAGQVGIQCNTPSGNQTFLESDLVLAVGARFNDRHTGDIKVYTGNRKFIHIDVDPGQIGKNLVPELGICADAKEALTAILDEARSRGPARRPDPWAKKVPDLCAQLARKVDYPDVPIKAQRVFKELNEFFDDETVFVTCIGLNQIWSGQLQQISKPRHYLDCGGAGPLGWDMPAAIGAKVARPDKQVVQVVGDFGFQFCMEELPVAVMYGTPFVIVVLNNGYLGLIRQAEKYTYDMNYEVQIWYDGINNGRGFDFVKFAEACGATGERVEDPDQIKEALKRGVAAKTPYVIDIILERETDCSMGASIDAVREFV; encoded by the coding sequence ATGCCAAAGATGACCGCAATGGATGCGGCGGTTTCTATCCTCTACGATGAGGGTGTCCGCCATATTTTCGGAATCCCCGGAGCGGGGATTCTTCCTTTTTATCAATCGCTGAAAAACCACGGAAGAATTAAGCACATGGTATGCCGCCACGAGGAGGGCGCTATCCACATGGCTGACGGGTACGCTCGGGCCATCGGCACCGTAGGTGTGTGTGCAGCCACTTCAGGACCGGGGGCTTCCAATTTCATCACAGGTCTTTATACTGCTCAGGTCGATTCCATCCCGCTGCTGGCACTAACCGGTCAGAACGTCCGGGCGCAGTTGGGCCGTGAGGCGTTCCAGGCGGTGGACATAGCGGAAATTGCCAAGCCCGTTACCAAGAAGGCTTACTGCGTCAAGGAGCCGGCCATGATCCCCTGGGTTTTCCGGGAAGCGTTCAAGATAATGCGTGAAGGCAGGCCCGGGCCGGTATTAATCGACCTCCCTTTGGACGTTCAGAAAGGGGAGATAGTCTACGACCCTGAAGCCGATGGGCCGTTGGGAGTCTCAAAGCTCAAGCCCAATGCAAGGCAGGTCAAGAAAGCCGTGGACATGCTCATGGCCGCGGAACGGCCGGTGTTGCTTTTGGGTGGCGGCGTCATTATCGCCGATGCCTGTCAGGATTTCGTGGCTGTAGCGGAATACCTGCAGATTCCGGTTGTGACTTCGTACATGGGCAAATCGGGAATTCCTCATTGCCACCCTCTGATGGCAGGCCAGGTAGGCATTCAATGCAACACGCCGTCAGGCAACCAAACGTTCCTGGAATCCGATCTGGTCCTCGCTGTGGGCGCAAGGTTCAATGATCGCCATACGGGCGATATCAAGGTCTACACGGGAAACCGCAAATTCATACACATCGATGTGGACCCTGGGCAAATCGGCAAAAACCTGGTGCCCGAACTGGGTATATGCGCGGATGCCAAGGAAGCTCTAACCGCGATCCTCGACGAAGCCCGAAGCCGCGGGCCTGCTCGCCGGCCCGACCCCTGGGCCAAGAAGGTGCCCGACTTATGCGCGCAGTTGGCCCGAAAAGTGGATTACCCCGATGTGCCTATAAAAGCTCAAAGGGTCTTCAAGGAACTTAACGAGTTTTTCGACGACGAGACCGTTTTTGTGACCTGCATCGGTTTGAACCAGATCTGGTCAGGGCAACTGCAGCAGATTTCCAAACCCAGGCACTACCTGGACTGCGGCGGCGCGGGTCCGCTGGGTTGGGACATGCCGGCAGCCATTGGGGCAAAGGTGGCCCGGCCTGACAAGCAGGTCGTCCAGGTTGTGGGCGATTTCGGTTTTCAATTCTGCATGGAAGAGCTTCCGGTAGCCGTAATGTACGGGACTCCGTTCGTAATTGTGGTGCTTAACAACGGTTATCTAGGGCTTATCCGCCAGGCCGAGAAATACACGTACGACATGAACTACGAAGTGCAAATCTGGTACGACGGTATCAACAACGGTCGAGGATTTGACTTTGTCAAGTTCGCGGAAGCTTGCGGCGCGACCGGCGAGCGCGTGGAGGACCCGGACCAAATAAAGGAAGCTTTGAAGCGCGGAGTTGCAGCCAAGACGCCGTATGTCATAGACATCATCCTGGAACGTGAAACTGACTGCTCCATGGGGGCGTCTATTGATGCGGTCAGGGAGTTCGTTTAG
- a CDS encoding IclR family transcriptional regulator, with protein sequence MGKLTSLEKGLRLLDAVAKAKSIGLRELAAGLGFPPSTVHRLSGILTACHFLTQDPESKKYRLSLKFLELGAAVREDLDVISAARPHMSALVEATSETVNLAFFDSAEVIYVDQVANSNSLLRMFTRVGTRAPLHCTGVGKARLAALPDELVAEYWRSAKKERFTVNTIADEPSLGKELQVIRRLGYAVDNEEMEIGVRCVACLIRQNRTGIVAALSISGPSSRLTADKVPFIGELVRQTAGRITADLGYTEK encoded by the coding sequence ATGGGCAAACTCACGTCCCTGGAAAAAGGGCTGCGCCTCCTTGACGCTGTCGCCAAGGCCAAGAGCATAGGGTTGCGCGAACTCGCAGCGGGGCTGGGATTCCCTCCGTCCACGGTTCACCGTCTCTCGGGCATTCTCACCGCATGTCATTTCCTGACTCAAGATCCTGAAAGCAAGAAATATCGGCTGTCTTTGAAATTTCTGGAACTGGGCGCGGCCGTCCGCGAAGACCTGGATGTCATTTCCGCGGCGCGGCCACACATGTCGGCGCTTGTGGAAGCCACTTCCGAAACGGTGAATCTGGCTTTCTTCGATAGTGCGGAAGTGATTTACGTGGACCAGGTGGCAAACTCAAATTCTCTCTTGCGTATGTTCACTCGTGTGGGCACCAGGGCCCCGCTTCATTGCACCGGGGTGGGCAAGGCGCGGCTGGCTGCTCTGCCCGATGAGTTGGTGGCCGAATATTGGCGCTCCGCAAAGAAAGAACGTTTTACAGTGAATACGATTGCAGATGAACCGAGCCTGGGGAAGGAGCTACAGGTAATTCGGCGGCTGGGCTATGCCGTGGACAACGAAGAAATGGAAATCGGTGTCCGATGCGTGGCTTGCTTAATACGCCAGAATAGGACCGGCATCGTCGCTGCTTTGAGTATTTCCGGGCCGAGTTCGAGATTGACCGCGGACAAAGTGCCGTTCATCGGGGAGTTGGTTAGGCAAACGGCCGGCCGTATTACGGCCGACCTCGGTTACACGGAGAAGTAA
- a CDS encoding cupin domain-containing protein, translating into MEEVKIVHKADVKWEPHPQLATAKVAYLLSNRDEKMDLTCLLLHLPPGTQVEKHTHECDDIIYVIKGKAKIWIDGIGDVPMVEGSFVRIPKGVRHQPHSIEEDFVAYDVYYPFLA; encoded by the coding sequence ATGGAAGAAGTCAAGATCGTTCACAAGGCGGATGTCAAATGGGAGCCTCATCCCCAACTGGCCACGGCCAAAGTTGCTTATTTGCTATCCAATCGCGACGAGAAGATGGACCTCACCTGTCTGCTGCTCCATCTACCCCCTGGTACCCAAGTGGAAAAACATACCCACGAGTGCGACGACATTATCTATGTGATCAAGGGCAAAGCGAAGATTTGGATCGACGGGATCGGGGACGTGCCCATGGTCGAAGGCAGCTTCGTACGTATTCCCAAAGGCGTCAGGCATCAGCCTCACAGCATAGAAGAAGACTTCGTAGCCTACGATGTCTACTACCCTTTTCTGGCTTGA
- a CDS encoding acyloxyacyl hydrolase has translation MMTPWGPWFTEFQFALLGSYVIYRESAADRTHNRNFRCGYELGGLPKLRFTFPCRYVHWDAYVEGGVGIDYVTETYRNAGSRWNWLLLAGFGLQKSIGENAIVSLGVQWRHISNASMWGTSNEIHSHNPGTNMIQGLVAFRYPF, from the coding sequence ATGATGACTCCTTGGGGGCCGTGGTTTACCGAGTTCCAGTTTGCTTTGCTCGGTTCGTATGTTATTTATCGTGAAAGCGCCGCAGATCGTACGCACAACCGTAATTTCCGCTGTGGGTATGAACTGGGAGGACTCCCTAAACTTCGGTTCACATTTCCTTGTAGATACGTTCATTGGGACGCCTATGTTGAGGGCGGCGTGGGCATAGACTATGTGACGGAGACTTATAGGAATGCAGGCTCTCGCTGGAACTGGTTGTTGCTGGCGGGCTTCGGTTTGCAAAAGTCTATAGGTGAGAACGCAATTGTGTCCTTAGGCGTTCAGTGGAGGCACATTTCTAACGCAAGTATGTGGGGCACGAGTAACGAGATCCATAGCCACAACCCTGGAACCAATATGATACAGGGTTTGGTAGCATTTCGATATCCCTTCTGA
- a CDS encoding CoA-binding protein — protein MNLDLNLEVFLNPKSVAVIGASQRPVSWGSFIMKGLLSTGFSGRIYPVNPHSGEVFGIPTLNDVSEIKEPVDLAILIVPDESVEETVAACGRHGIKGVTIVSAGFGEISELGKDREASLVRVASGSGMRILGPNVSGSFNFHSAFNASPYGPELSTPTVLAAVCQGGYAMYDLLASGSHRGMGVGQFIHTGNECDLTVTDFLQYFGFDSHTEGILAYIEGIRDGRRFIRTAREVTRRKPVVVYKAGQSTGSARAAHSHTGALCGQKEIYEGIFRQVGIIVAPTMELLLPIGHALIERPRLRGPRIGVVTMGGSWGVALTDSLETEGLLVPEFSLRLRKALGSTGLPVRASTKNPVDWGASGLFGSVDILLRLARNILESGEVDALVVHGFGRPGRHDKDTPVAMKAFLEIEKQMMSGVQSLEKAMGIPVFIGSHHSIWESQAIFDLNKQGIRIYNRLDEIAQLLSLMLEYGTRN, from the coding sequence ATGAATTTAGACTTAAACCTAGAAGTGTTCCTCAACCCCAAGTCTGTAGCAGTTATCGGGGCTAGCCAGCGGCCCGTGTCCTGGGGTTCATTTATCATGAAGGGGCTTCTTTCTACGGGCTTTTCGGGCAGGATCTATCCTGTGAACCCCCATTCAGGCGAGGTGTTCGGTATCCCCACCCTAAATGACGTTTCAGAAATTAAAGAGCCGGTTGACCTTGCCATTCTCATCGTCCCAGACGAATCTGTTGAGGAGACGGTTGCCGCCTGTGGTCGACATGGGATCAAGGGAGTCACTATCGTGTCGGCAGGCTTTGGAGAAATCTCCGAACTCGGCAAAGACAGAGAAGCATCGCTGGTCCGAGTTGCCAGCGGTTCTGGAATGCGAATTTTGGGACCGAACGTGAGCGGATCGTTCAACTTCCATTCGGCATTCAATGCATCCCCGTACGGTCCCGAGCTCTCAACCCCAACTGTTCTAGCCGCTGTTTGCCAAGGTGGCTATGCCATGTACGACCTCCTCGCCTCCGGTTCTCATCGAGGTATGGGGGTAGGTCAATTCATTCACACTGGGAATGAGTGTGACTTAACGGTGACGGACTTTCTGCAGTATTTCGGTTTTGATTCGCATACTGAGGGTATTCTCGCGTACATTGAGGGAATCCGCGACGGAAGGCGCTTCATCAGAACTGCCCGCGAAGTGACCAGGAGAAAACCTGTAGTGGTGTACAAGGCAGGACAATCAACGGGTAGCGCGCGGGCAGCTCACAGCCATACCGGAGCACTTTGTGGTCAAAAAGAGATTTACGAAGGGATTTTTCGTCAAGTGGGCATCATTGTCGCGCCAACGATGGAGCTTCTACTTCCGATTGGGCATGCGTTGATCGAGCGCCCCCGCTTGCGAGGTCCCAGGATAGGTGTTGTCACGATGGGGGGATCATGGGGGGTAGCCCTTACAGATTCTCTTGAAACGGAGGGACTATTGGTCCCTGAATTCAGTCTGAGGCTACGAAAAGCGCTCGGGTCAACGGGTCTACCTGTTAGGGCCTCAACAAAAAACCCTGTCGATTGGGGTGCCTCAGGGCTTTTCGGGTCCGTCGACATCCTACTCAGGCTTGCCCGAAACATTCTTGAATCAGGCGAAGTGGATGCCCTCGTTGTGCATGGGTTTGGTCGGCCTGGACGCCACGATAAGGATACCCCAGTTGCAATGAAGGCATTTCTCGAAATTGAGAAGCAGATGATGAGCGGAGTTCAATCCCTGGAAAAGGCAATGGGGATTCCCGTTTTCATCGGGAGCCACCATAGTATATGGGAAAGCCAAGCGATATTCGACTTAAACAAACAAGGGATTCGTATCTATAATCGTCTCGACGAGATCGCACAGCTGCTTTCCCTAATGCTTGAGTACGGAACAAGAAACTGA
- the coaBC gene encoding bifunctional phosphopantothenoylcysteine decarboxylase/phosphopantothenate--cysteine ligase CoaBC: protein MAGSVLLGISGGIAAYKSPILVRLLVQAGMDVHVVMTRAATHFVTPLTLATVSGNPVYDDMWAERHRPSVEHISLADRADVAVIAPATANTIGKLAVGIADDMLSTVIMAVTCPVLICPSMNVNMYRNPVVQGNIRKLQELGYHLMEPAAGYLACGWTGEGRMPEPDEIAEKIKGFFAPRDLEGERILVTAGPTEEPLDPARFLTNRSSGKMGVAVARRALARGASVTLIAGPIRIPVPAGVCHVPVRTAREMYDRVMEAFPQSDVVIKAAAVADFRPAQMKKAKMKKDDMPPSIRLVKNQDILQKLGTSKRKGQILVGFAAETNDVLENGRAKLRKKNLDMLVLNDVSKPGAGFDYDTNIVRFLHMSGEEEQMDLLSKDKVADLILDRVLKLRQGSPRNRK from the coding sequence ATGGCCGGGAGCGTTCTTCTGGGAATAAGCGGGGGCATAGCCGCGTACAAAAGTCCGATTCTGGTGCGCCTGTTGGTTCAGGCAGGGATGGATGTCCACGTTGTTATGACTCGCGCTGCCACGCACTTTGTCACGCCTCTTACGCTGGCTACTGTAAGCGGCAACCCGGTTTACGACGATATGTGGGCCGAAAGACACCGGCCTTCCGTGGAGCACATTTCGCTGGCGGATAGGGCCGACGTCGCTGTCATTGCTCCGGCCACAGCCAACACCATCGGAAAGCTTGCCGTGGGTATAGCCGATGATATGTTGAGCACAGTAATCATGGCCGTCACTTGCCCTGTGCTGATTTGTCCCTCCATGAACGTCAACATGTATCGAAATCCGGTAGTTCAGGGGAACATCCGTAAGCTACAGGAACTGGGGTATCACCTCATGGAACCCGCAGCCGGTTACCTGGCTTGCGGCTGGACAGGCGAGGGCCGAATGCCCGAACCTGACGAAATCGCTGAAAAGATCAAGGGGTTCTTTGCGCCTCGGGACCTGGAAGGCGAAAGGATACTCGTCACAGCAGGCCCGACCGAGGAGCCTCTCGACCCTGCCCGATTCCTGACGAACCGCTCTTCCGGGAAAATGGGTGTGGCAGTGGCAAGGCGAGCACTGGCCAGAGGGGCCTCAGTGACTTTGATAGCCGGCCCGATAAGAATCCCGGTCCCAGCAGGGGTCTGTCATGTGCCGGTGCGGACGGCCCGTGAGATGTACGACCGGGTCATGGAGGCGTTTCCTCAGTCGGATGTGGTCATAAAGGCCGCGGCAGTGGCGGACTTCCGTCCGGCTCAAATGAAAAAGGCCAAAATGAAGAAAGATGACATGCCCCCCAGCATACGACTGGTAAAGAATCAGGACATACTGCAAAAGCTGGGGACATCCAAGCGCAAGGGCCAGATTCTAGTAGGGTTCGCGGCCGAAACCAACGACGTGCTGGAGAATGGAAGGGCAAAACTCAGGAAAAAGAACCTGGACATGCTGGTGCTGAACGATGTGAGTAAGCCCGGAGCAGGCTTTGATTACGATACAAATATCGTACGCTTTCTGCATATGTCCGGAGAGGAAGAACAGATGGACCTGTTGTCCAAGGACAAGGTCGCTGATCTAATCCTGGATCGCGTCCTGAAACTGAGACAAGGTAGCCCTCGCAATCGGAAATAA
- a CDS encoding uracil-DNA glycosylase, protein MPMNEESANWLQKAKSYLQFQVNLGFREILVPRGENLSLEAVRTDLGDCVRCPLHKGRRNIVFGEGNPRARLMFIGEGPGADEDRQGRPFVGRAGQLLTRMIAAMGLERSQVYIANVVKCRPPDNRDPAGIEIRTCFPFLEAQIAAISPDVIVTLGRIAACTLLETNESISGLRGRFFDRKGIPLMPTYHPSFLLRQEPDRRCKGEAWADLQKVMELLCLRVSENGAKP, encoded by the coding sequence ATGCCAATGAATGAAGAATCCGCAAACTGGCTGCAAAAAGCAAAGAGCTACTTGCAGTTTCAAGTGAACCTGGGGTTTCGGGAGATACTGGTTCCCCGCGGTGAAAACCTTTCTTTGGAGGCCGTACGCACGGACCTTGGCGACTGTGTTCGGTGCCCGTTGCACAAAGGACGTCGGAACATCGTCTTCGGAGAAGGAAACCCTCGAGCTAGGTTGATGTTCATAGGAGAAGGGCCTGGAGCTGATGAAGACCGACAAGGCAGACCGTTTGTGGGCAGAGCCGGGCAGCTATTGACACGCATGATTGCGGCGATGGGCCTGGAACGATCGCAAGTCTATATAGCAAATGTGGTTAAATGCCGCCCGCCGGACAACCGCGACCCCGCGGGGATAGAGATCCGCACTTGTTTTCCTTTTCTGGAGGCCCAGATTGCGGCAATATCTCCGGATGTCATAGTGACGCTGGGCAGAATCGCAGCTTGCACATTGCTGGAAACCAACGAATCCATATCCGGTTTGAGGGGTCGCTTTTTCGACCGTAAAGGCATACCTCTAATGCCGACGTACCATCCATCCTTTCTCCTCAGGCAGGAGCCGGACAGAAGATGCAAAGGGGAAGCCTGGGCGGACCTCCAGAAGGTCATGGAACTGCTGTGCCTTCGGGTGTCCGAAAATGGAGCCAAACCATGA
- a CDS encoding nodulation protein NfeD, with the protein MNSRRTFLYAAMLVSGLILLQGSPQTLFSAEKADERPVAYLLDVDGTINPALSDYIIKGIQKAEESKAACVIIRLDTPGGVVSTTKTIIKEMINAKLPIIVYVAPSGSSATSAGALITMGADIAAMAPGTNIGAAHPVGGGGQEIEKSMSEKVINDLTAYMRGVVTKRGRNAEWAERAIRESVSITSKEALDLRVIDVIADSVPDLLDKLDGRKVEKDSRTVVLHTKGAKVERITTGLRFKILDVIANPNIAYLLMMIGGIGILMELYNPGLIFPGVVGGISFLLALFALQVLPVNYVGIMLIILAVIMFIVELKVTSFGLLSLGAIISLTLGSIMLFDTGETAMRVSWGVVIPTVAGVSAFFIFALGLVVKAHMKRPRTGDQGLVGEVGVALTELDNEGRVSLHGEYWNARSDRYIPKGEKVRVVKVENLRLIVTTDVSG; encoded by the coding sequence ATGAATTCAAGAAGGACTTTTTTGTACGCGGCCATGCTTGTGTCAGGCCTTATACTGTTGCAGGGAAGCCCCCAAACTCTTTTCAGCGCGGAAAAGGCCGACGAACGGCCTGTAGCATACTTGCTCGACGTGGACGGTACCATAAATCCAGCGCTCTCGGACTACATCATCAAAGGGATCCAAAAAGCCGAAGAGAGTAAGGCTGCCTGCGTAATCATTCGCCTGGATACACCCGGCGGTGTGGTTTCGACTACAAAGACCATAATAAAAGAGATGATCAATGCGAAACTCCCCATTATTGTTTATGTAGCGCCCAGTGGGTCTTCGGCCACTTCTGCCGGCGCGTTAATTACCATGGGGGCTGATATCGCTGCAATGGCGCCGGGCACGAATATCGGCGCGGCTCACCCTGTTGGCGGAGGCGGCCAGGAGATTGAGAAGTCCATGTCGGAAAAAGTCATCAACGATCTGACCGCGTACATGCGAGGTGTGGTGACCAAGCGAGGCCGCAACGCGGAGTGGGCCGAAAGGGCCATCCGGGAAAGCGTTTCCATAACTTCGAAAGAGGCGCTGGATCTTAGGGTCATTGATGTGATAGCCGATTCTGTTCCTGATCTTCTTGATAAGCTGGATGGTCGTAAGGTTGAAAAGGACAGTCGCACCGTTGTGCTTCACACCAAGGGCGCAAAGGTGGAAAGAATAACAACCGGGTTGCGTTTCAAGATCCTTGACGTGATTGCCAACCCGAATATTGCTTACCTGTTGATGATGATAGGGGGGATCGGGATCCTTATGGAGTTGTACAATCCCGGCCTTATCTTTCCCGGTGTGGTAGGGGGCATTTCCTTCCTTCTTGCTCTCTTTGCCCTCCAGGTCCTTCCGGTCAACTACGTGGGGATTATGCTTATTATATTGGCTGTCATAATGTTCATTGTTGAGTTGAAGGTAACATCATTCGGGCTATTGTCGCTTGGGGCCATAATAAGCCTCACGCTAGGTTCAATCATGCTTTTCGACACCGGAGAGACCGCCATGCGGGTTTCTTGGGGGGTTGTTATTCCTACGGTGGCGGGTGTTTCGGCCTTTTTCATCTTCGCTCTCGGACTTGTGGTGAAGGCCCATATGAAAAGGCCCAGAACCGGTGACCAGGGCCTGGTAGGGGAAGTCGGTGTGGCGCTTACCGAGCTTGATAACGAAGGACGGGTTTCTCTTCACGGCGAATACTGGAACGCCCGTTCAGACCGGTACATTCCGAAAGGAGAAAAAGTCAGGGTAGTCAAAGTGGAGAATCTTCGTCTAATAGTAACCACTGACGTAAGCGGCTGA